The following are encoded in a window of Emcibacter sp. SYSU 3D8 genomic DNA:
- the folP gene encoding dihydropteroate synthase has translation MGPLEFGRPLVMGVLNVTPDSFADGGRYLEPDAAIAHARRLIERGADIIDVGGESTRPGAEPVPVEEELRRVLPVISALLGIGVPVSIDTRHAPVMRAALAAGASIINDVSALTGDPESLAVAAASDAPVILMHAQGDPRTMQDSPVYTDVVDEVHEYLKRRIQACTDAGIDAGRLIVDPGIGFGKTLDHNLALLRNLHRFHDLGCPVLLGVSRKSFLGRLSGGAPAHGRLPGSLAAALAAIHQGVHILRVHDVAETRQALDVWQAIFQGTATENS, from the coding sequence ATGGGGCCGCTCGAATTCGGGCGGCCTCTGGTCATGGGTGTGCTCAATGTAACGCCTGACAGCTTTGCCGACGGCGGCCGCTATCTCGAGCCGGATGCCGCCATCGCCCACGCGCGGCGTCTTATCGAGCGTGGCGCCGACATCATCGATGTGGGAGGCGAATCCACCCGGCCCGGCGCCGAACCGGTGCCCGTCGAGGAAGAGCTGCGCCGGGTGCTTCCGGTGATCTCGGCCCTGCTGGGCATCGGCGTGCCGGTCTCCATCGATACACGGCACGCGCCGGTCATGCGGGCGGCGCTGGCCGCCGGCGCGTCCATCATCAACGACGTGTCCGCGCTGACCGGCGATCCGGAGAGCCTGGCCGTGGCCGCGGCGTCCGATGCGCCGGTGATCTTGATGCACGCGCAGGGCGATCCCCGGACCATGCAGGACAGTCCCGTCTATACCGACGTGGTGGACGAGGTGCATGAATATCTGAAACGCCGCATCCAGGCCTGCACCGATGCCGGCATCGATGCCGGGCGACTGATCGTCGATCCGGGCATTGGCTTCGGCAAGACGCTCGATCACAATCTGGCGTTGTTGCGCAACCTGCACCGGTTCCACGATCTTGGATGCCCGGTGCTGCTGGGTGTGTCGCGCAAGAGCTTTCTCGGCCGGCTCTCCGGCGGTGCTCCCGCTCACGGGCGGCTGCCCGGTTCGCTGGCGGCAGCGCTTGCGGCGATTCACCAGGGCGTGCATATTTTGCGGGTCCATGACGTGGCCGAAACTCGCCAGGCTCTCGACGTCTGGCAGGCGATATTCCAGGGCACCGCGACAGAGAATTCATGA
- the ftsH gene encoding ATP-dependent zinc metalloprotease FtsH, whose amino-acid sequence MNNLGRNLFIWALVALIVIVLFSQFQHSGTNAPTDKVGFSQFLDNVNAGNVETVTIRGDEIVGQYRDGKAKFTTQYQEGAYPDLVKTLREKQVDMRFEQPETSNFWAILINVGPMLLLVAVWIFIMRQMQAGSGRAMGFGKSKAKLLNERTDRVTFDDVAGVEEAKEEVQEIVEFLRDPQKFQRLGGKIPRGALLVGPPGTGKTLLARAIAGEANVPFFSISGSDFVEMFVGVGASRVRDMFEQAKKNAPCIVFIDEIDAVGRHRGAGLGGGNDEREQTLNQLLVEMDGFEENEGVIIIAATNRPDVLDPALLRPGRFDRQVVVPNPDVLGRERILKVHMRRVPLAPDVEAKVIARGTPGFSGADLANLVNEAALLAARKNKKVVSMAEFEDAKDKVMMGPERRSMVMDEDEKRLTAYHEAGHALVGLKVSDTDPIHKATIIPRGRALGMVMYLPEKDKLSQTREQMHSRLAVMMGGRIAEELIFGYDKVTSGASSDISGATRLAKAMVTRWGMSDKLGPLSYGDNEEEVFLGHSVTRTQNMSEETSRLVDGEVRKFVEDAYAHARQILTDHNDDLHRIAQALLEYETLTGEEIRALLRGEPIDRPEDTPETSPPPSKPRTVPSAGRTPRPGAAPEPQPGT is encoded by the coding sequence TTGAACAATCTTGGACGCAATCTCTTCATCTGGGCGCTCGTGGCGTTAATCGTCATCGTGCTGTTCAGCCAGTTCCAGCACTCGGGCACCAATGCGCCGACCGACAAGGTGGGATTTTCCCAGTTCCTGGATAACGTCAACGCCGGCAACGTCGAGACCGTGACCATTCGCGGCGACGAGATCGTCGGCCAGTACCGCGATGGCAAGGCGAAGTTCACCACCCAGTACCAGGAAGGCGCCTATCCCGATCTGGTCAAGACGCTGCGCGAGAAGCAGGTCGACATGCGCTTCGAGCAGCCCGAAACCAGCAATTTCTGGGCGATCCTGATCAATGTCGGCCCCATGCTGCTGCTGGTCGCCGTCTGGATCTTCATCATGCGGCAGATGCAGGCGGGCTCGGGCCGGGCCATGGGCTTCGGCAAGTCCAAGGCCAAGCTGCTCAACGAGCGCACCGACCGGGTGACGTTCGATGATGTGGCCGGCGTGGAAGAGGCCAAGGAAGAGGTGCAGGAGATCGTCGAATTCCTGCGCGACCCGCAGAAATTCCAGCGTCTCGGCGGCAAGATTCCGCGCGGCGCACTGCTCGTTGGTCCGCCCGGCACCGGCAAGACCTTGCTCGCCCGCGCCATTGCCGGCGAGGCGAACGTGCCGTTCTTCTCCATCTCCGGCTCCGACTTCGTCGAGATGTTCGTGGGTGTCGGCGCCAGCCGCGTCCGCGACATGTTCGAGCAGGCCAAGAAGAACGCGCCCTGCATCGTCTTCATCGACGAGATCGACGCCGTGGGCCGCCATCGCGGCGCCGGCCTTGGCGGCGGCAACGACGAGCGTGAGCAGACCCTCAACCAGCTGCTGGTCGAGATGGACGGCTTCGAGGAAAACGAGGGCGTCATCATCATCGCCGCCACCAACCGTCCCGACGTGCTGGACCCGGCGCTGCTGCGCCCGGGCCGCTTCGACCGCCAGGTGGTGGTGCCGAACCCCGACGTGCTGGGCCGCGAGCGCATCCTGAAGGTGCATATGCGCCGGGTGCCGCTGGCGCCGGACGTGGAAGCCAAGGTGATTGCCCGTGGCACCCCCGGATTCTCGGGCGCCGATCTGGCCAATCTTGTGAACGAGGCGGCGCTGCTTGCCGCGCGCAAGAACAAGAAGGTCGTGTCCATGGCCGAGTTCGAGGACGCCAAGGACAAGGTCATGATGGGGCCTGAGCGCCGCTCCATGGTGATGGACGAGGATGAAAAGCGCCTGACCGCCTATCACGAGGCCGGCCACGCTCTCGTCGGCCTGAAGGTGTCGGACACCGACCCGATCCACAAGGCGACCATCATCCCGCGCGGCCGTGCCTTGGGCATGGTCATGTACCTGCCCGAAAAGGACAAGCTGTCGCAGACCCGCGAGCAGATGCATTCGCGTCTCGCCGTGATGATGGGCGGCCGCATCGCCGAGGAATTGATCTTCGGCTATGACAAGGTCACATCGGGCGCGTCGTCGGACATTTCGGGCGCTACGCGCCTGGCAAAGGCCATGGTCACCCGCTGGGGCATGAGCGACAAGCTCGGCCCGCTGTCCTATGGCGACAACGAGGAAGAGGTTTTCCTGGGCCATTCCGTTACGCGGACCCAGAACATGTCCGAGGAGACCTCGCGTTTGGTCGACGGGGAAGTGCGCAAGTTCGTCGAGGATGCCTACGCCCACGCGCGCCAGATTCTCACCGATCACAATGACGACCTGCACCGCATCGCCCAGGCATTGCTCGAATACGAGACCCTGACCGGCGAGGAAATCCGCGCCCTGCTGCGCGGCGAGCCGATCGACCGGCCCGAGGACACGCCGGAGACGTCGCCGCCGCCCAGCAAGCCGCGCACCGTTCCCAGTGCTGGCCGCACCCCACGACCCGGCGCGGCGCCGGAGCCTCAGCCGGGCACTTGA
- the tilS gene encoding tRNA lysidine(34) synthetase TilS: MVTGAQHHAAPLSRQEFDSLMRALPRTDSASHVAVAVSGGPDSMALALLAQAWAAARGITLTALTVDHGLRPESAAEAVAVGGWMAARGISHHILAWGSRPHGNVQAEARRARYGLLENWCAARQVPALLLAHHLEDQAETVLLRLGRGSGVYGLAGMAAEAAPVWPGAPARIRPLLEVPKARLVATLRAAGQDWIEDPSNRDPAYARVRARSVWPVLAPLGITPDRLARTARQMARARAALDAEAHALIAGAGTFGVGGWYSLRPAALVAAHEEVGLRALALVLMAVGGSGYPPRLDRLERLWARLRAGGHEAMTLAGCRIIPAADTLLLVRETRGVEGPLALGGAPQIWDGRFIAVGRGVTLDRLRPGGMAALRAAVPESVLKRVPAAARPALPAVYDQAGLVAVPAFGFHRQGSGTPAATIDFLPRHHLPAAAFAR; the protein is encoded by the coding sequence ATGGTGACCGGCGCACAGCATCACGCCGCTCCCCTTTCCCGGCAGGAATTCGATTCGCTGATGCGGGCATTGCCCCGCACGGACAGCGCCTCTCATGTCGCGGTCGCGGTGTCCGGCGGCCCCGACAGCATGGCGCTTGCCCTGCTTGCCCAGGCCTGGGCGGCGGCTCGCGGCATCACTCTTACGGCGCTGACCGTCGACCATGGTCTCAGGCCCGAATCGGCCGCCGAAGCGGTTGCTGTCGGCGGCTGGATGGCGGCGCGGGGCATTTCCCATCATATCCTGGCATGGGGCTCCAGGCCGCACGGCAATGTGCAGGCCGAAGCCCGCCGCGCCCGGTATGGCCTGCTTGAAAACTGGTGCGCCGCGCGGCAGGTGCCGGCGCTCCTTCTGGCCCATCATCTCGAGGACCAGGCCGAGACCGTGCTGCTGCGGCTGGGCAGGGGCAGCGGCGTCTATGGTCTCGCAGGCATGGCCGCCGAGGCCGCGCCGGTCTGGCCGGGCGCGCCCGCCCGCATCCGTCCGCTGCTTGAAGTGCCCAAGGCGCGGCTTGTCGCCACGCTGCGTGCGGCGGGACAGGATTGGATCGAGGATCCGAGCAACCGCGACCCGGCCTATGCCCGTGTCCGCGCCCGGTCGGTCTGGCCGGTGCTGGCGCCGCTTGGCATCACGCCCGACCGGCTGGCCCGCACCGCCCGCCAGATGGCCCGCGCCCGCGCGGCCCTGGATGCCGAGGCTCATGCGCTGATCGCCGGCGCCGGCACATTCGGCGTGGGCGGCTGGTACAGCCTTCGCCCCGCGGCTCTCGTGGCGGCCCACGAGGAAGTGGGTCTGCGCGCGCTGGCGCTGGTGCTGATGGCCGTGGGCGGCAGCGGCTATCCACCCCGGCTCGATCGTCTCGAGCGGCTTTGGGCGCGGCTGCGCGCCGGCGGGCACGAGGCCATGACGCTGGCGGGATGCCGGATCATTCCGGCAGCGGACACGCTGCTGCTGGTGCGCGAGACGCGCGGCGTCGAGGGGCCGCTGGCTCTTGGCGGCGCGCCGCAGATCTGGGACGGACGGTTTATTGCCGTGGGCCGCGGCGTCACCCTGGACCGGCTGCGCCCCGGCGGCATGGCGGCGCTGCGCGCGGCGGTGCCCGAATCGGTCCTGAAGCGCGTGCCGGCTGCCGCGCGCCCGGCGCTCCCCGCTGTCTACGACCAGGCCGGACTGGTTGCCGTGCCGGCCTTCGGTTTCCACCGGCAGGGTTCCGGGACGCCTGCGGCGACGATCGATTTCCTGCCCCGCCACCACCTGCCTGCGGCCGCATTCGCGCGCTGA
- the ybgF gene encoding tol-pal system protein YbgF, with the protein MRWQSLGIVSLFALLGTSTIAVAQPQLDTYRAQNEVRLTRIENDIRRLTGGNEEAMYRLTQLNQQLEKQLEDMQFRIDTLEKQLAAVRSGQAQSGQAQDGESQDAQGFGAPGAMMPPDGTADDGMDYGQGMAGDAPTGMQDDGSGPGGRVPDTLGGQLDSPGGTPPPPKGTPEETPERYLEGDGPDAQFNYAFSLLRRDDFQGAEEAFRAFLALNPDHRAAPNAKYWLGKTYYATRNYAEAARVLLDGFKQFADSDKGPDMMLTLGLSLRELGQKDQACATFDELSRRYPKATPSIRQKTEAAQQATGCN; encoded by the coding sequence GTGCGCTGGCAGTCTCTCGGCATCGTCTCTCTATTCGCGCTTCTTGGTACCTCCACCATTGCCGTTGCTCAGCCGCAGCTCGATACCTATCGTGCCCAGAATGAAGTGCGCCTGACGCGGATCGAAAACGATATCCGCAGGCTCACGGGCGGCAACGAAGAAGCCATGTACCGGCTGACCCAGCTGAACCAGCAGCTCGAGAAGCAGCTGGAAGACATGCAGTTTCGCATCGATACCCTCGAGAAGCAGCTGGCCGCGGTCCGCAGCGGTCAGGCCCAATCGGGCCAGGCCCAGGATGGCGAAAGCCAGGACGCTCAGGGTTTCGGCGCGCCCGGCGCCATGATGCCGCCGGACGGTACGGCCGATGACGGCATGGACTATGGTCAGGGGATGGCCGGCGACGCGCCGACCGGCATGCAGGATGACGGTTCTGGCCCAGGCGGCCGGGTGCCTGACACCCTTGGCGGCCAGCTCGACTCGCCCGGCGGCACCCCGCCGCCGCCGAAAGGCACGCCCGAGGAAACGCCTGAGCGGTATCTGGAGGGCGATGGCCCCGACGCCCAGTTCAACTATGCGTTCTCGCTGCTTCGCCGGGATGATTTCCAGGGCGCCGAGGAAGCCTTCCGGGCGTTCCTGGCGCTCAATCCCGATCATCGCGCCGCGCCGAATGCCAAGTACTGGCTGGGCAAGACCTATTACGCCACGCGCAATTATGCCGAGGCGGCGCGGGTGCTGCTGGACGGCTTCAAGCAGTTCGCCGACAGCGACAAGGGGCCGGACATGATGCTCACCCTGGGCCTCAGCCTCCGGGAGCTTGGCCAGAAGGACCAGGCATGCGCCACCTTCGACGAACTCAGCCGCCGCTATCCCAAGGCGACGCCGTCGATCCGGCAAAAGACCGAAGCGGCGCAGCAAGCCACCGGCTGCAACTGA
- the pal gene encoding peptidoglycan-associated lipoprotein Pal, translating to MTSPKNSVSGGAHDRVRVWIRALQAYTLSTIASLKKETPPMFSHALRMKFIVLAAASTLALVGCSDKDEKAPIATAPSGPSGTAAPSRPVSDGILPGSQEELERDAGSRIYFGYDEYNLDDRAQATLSKQAQWLKRYPNKSFTIEGHADERGTREYNLALGARRAEAAKRYMVGLGIEEGRLNTISYGKERPEVAGSNESAWAQNRRDVSVVQ from the coding sequence ATGACGTCACCGAAGAACTCGGTATCGGGGGGCGCGCACGATCGAGTACGCGTCTGGATTCGTGCGTTGCAAGCCTATACGTTATCAACCATAGCCTCGCTTAAGAAGGAAACGCCACCAATGTTCTCCCACGCGCTGAGAATGAAGTTTATCGTTCTGGCCGCTGCTTCAACCCTCGCCCTCGTCGGCTGTTCCGACAAGGACGAGAAGGCTCCAATCGCCACCGCCCCGAGCGGCCCTTCGGGCACCGCCGCCCCCAGTCGACCCGTGAGCGATGGCATTCTGCCTGGCTCGCAGGAAGAGCTCGAACGCGACGCCGGCAGCCGTATCTACTTCGGTTACGACGAGTACAATCTCGATGATCGCGCCCAGGCCACCCTGTCCAAGCAGGCCCAGTGGCTGAAGCGCTATCCGAACAAGTCGTTCACCATCGAGGGTCACGCCGACGAGCGCGGCACCCGCGAGTACAACCTGGCTCTCGGCGCCCGCCGTGCCGAAGCTGCCAAGCGCTACATGGTCGGCCTGGGTATTGAGGAAGGCCGTCTGAATACCATTTCCTATGGTAAGGAGCGCCCGGAAGTTGCCGGTTCCAACGAGTCCGCCTGGGCTCAGAACCGCCGCGACGTCTCGGTCGTTCAGTAA
- the tolB gene encoding Tol-Pal system beta propeller repeat protein TolB: MNALLAWRRTLSTGLLAALMIAAGIATAPGDARAQLMVDITNPTMEPIPVAIPVFSAQSQVPSRLPEMTKLGDDMAGVIAADLERSGLFRPLSKAAYIEQGLVPERRPRFPDWKAIGAQGLVVGSVNFLADGRVEVVFRLWDVYGQQQLTGVKYQTTPDNWRQISHRVADAIYQRLTGEEGYFDTRIVYVAESGSATARVKRLAIMDQDGANNSYLTKGDFLALTPRFSPSSQEITYLSYFNNKPRVYMYNLETGRQELLGDFDGMTFAPRFSPDGNQVVMSLAKNGNTDIYVMDLRTRKMRRLTDAPDIDTSPSFSPDGQFITFESDRGGGQQIYVMRADGSGVKRISFGKGRYKTPVWSPRGDLIAFTFTSGGKFKIGVMRPDGSGERMLTESFLDEGPTWAPNGRVIMFFRGYPSRSGQAGKAELRSIDLTGRNERKVPTAGDASDPAWSPLLK, translated from the coding sequence ATGAACGCACTCTTAGCCTGGCGCAGGACGCTGTCCACCGGCCTGCTTGCCGCCCTGATGATCGCGGCCGGGATCGCCACGGCGCCCGGGGACGCCCGCGCCCAGCTTATGGTCGACATCACCAATCCGACCATGGAGCCGATTCCGGTCGCCATTCCGGTGTTCTCGGCGCAGAGCCAGGTGCCGTCGCGGCTGCCCGAAATGACCAAGCTGGGTGACGACATGGCTGGCGTGATCGCCGCCGATCTCGAGCGCTCGGGCCTGTTCCGGCCGCTGTCGAAAGCGGCTTACATCGAGCAGGGACTGGTGCCCGAGCGGCGGCCGCGCTTCCCCGACTGGAAGGCGATCGGCGCCCAGGGCCTTGTCGTCGGCAGCGTCAACTTCCTGGCCGATGGCCGGGTCGAGGTCGTGTTCCGGCTGTGGGACGTCTACGGCCAGCAGCAGTTGACCGGGGTGAAATACCAGACCACCCCCGACAACTGGCGGCAGATATCGCACCGCGTCGCCGACGCCATCTACCAGCGGCTGACCGGCGAGGAAGGCTATTTCGACACCCGCATCGTCTATGTGGCGGAATCCGGCTCGGCGACGGCCCGCGTCAAGCGGCTGGCCATCATGGACCAGGACGGCGCCAACAATTCCTACCTGACCAAGGGCGACTTCCTGGCGCTGACGCCGCGCTTCTCGCCCAGCAGCCAGGAGATCACCTACCTGTCCTATTTCAACAACAAGCCGCGCGTCTACATGTACAATCTGGAGACCGGCAGGCAGGAATTGCTGGGCGACTTCGACGGTATGACGTTTGCGCCGCGCTTCTCGCCCGACGGCAACCAGGTGGTGATGAGCCTGGCCAAGAACGGCAACACCGACATCTACGTCATGGATCTGCGCACCCGGAAAATGCGGCGGCTCACCGACGCGCCGGACATCGACACGTCCCCCAGCTTCTCGCCCGACGGCCAGTTCATCACCTTCGAATCCGATCGCGGCGGCGGGCAGCAGATCTATGTCATGCGAGCCGACGGTTCGGGCGTGAAGCGAATCAGCTTCGGCAAGGGCCGTTACAAGACACCGGTCTGGTCGCCGCGCGGCGATCTGATCGCCTTCACCTTCACCTCGGGCGGCAAATTCAAGATCGGCGTCATGCGGCCCGACGGCTCCGGCGAACGGATGCTGACGGAAAGTTTCCTTGACGAGGGGCCCACCTGGGCGCCCAACGGCAGGGTGATCATGTTCTTCCGCGGATATCCGTCGCGCAGCGGGCAGGCCGGCAAGGCCGAGCTCCGCTCAATCGATCTCACCGGCCGGAATGAACGCAAGGTTCCGACCGCAGGAGATGCATCGGATCCCGCATGGTCTCCCTTGCTGAAGTGA
- a CDS encoding cell envelope integrity protein TolA, whose product MRKPLIFSGLFHVLILAMALVSWNWFGEPEIIDDNVPVVMVPPEALITPDAIPTPTPKDEPKPQKPDEKPPAEKAPEPEPDQASPTPPRVDEAAETPPPEPAPTPEPTPEPPKPDRVTKDLPNVTPRDKPKPPKKFDMAAIEKLLLDKRDTTTPQTKDNKPKKPTDPDPSQAKDPSRNPMEQARATANIQSAIASQIARCWAAPVGATGAETLVVRIRIYLRRDGSLANDPVIVDRGRMMSDNLYKVAAEAAKRAVQRCAPLKLPADYYDIWRDVILNFDPKML is encoded by the coding sequence GTGCGCAAGCCCCTCATTTTTTCAGGCCTGTTCCATGTGCTGATCCTCGCCATGGCGTTGGTCAGCTGGAACTGGTTCGGCGAGCCGGAGATCATCGACGACAACGTTCCCGTCGTCATGGTTCCGCCCGAGGCGTTGATCACGCCCGATGCGATCCCGACTCCGACGCCAAAGGACGAGCCGAAGCCGCAAAAGCCGGACGAGAAACCGCCCGCCGAAAAGGCGCCCGAACCCGAACCGGATCAGGCGTCGCCGACGCCGCCGCGCGTCGACGAGGCGGCTGAAACGCCGCCGCCCGAGCCCGCGCCCACGCCCGAGCCGACGCCAGAGCCGCCCAAGCCGGACCGGGTCACCAAGGACCTGCCCAACGTGACGCCGCGCGACAAGCCGAAGCCGCCGAAGAAATTCGACATGGCGGCCATCGAGAAGCTGCTGCTCGACAAGCGCGACACCACGACGCCGCAGACCAAGGACAACAAGCCGAAGAAGCCGACCGACCCGGATCCGTCACAGGCCAAGGATCCCAGCCGGAACCCGATGGAACAGGCGCGGGCCACCGCGAACATCCAGTCGGCCATCGCATCGCAGATCGCGCGCTGCTGGGCCGCGCCCGTCGGTGCGACCGGCGCTGAAACTTTGGTTGTCAGAATTCGTATCTATCTTCGAAGGGACGGGTCGCTCGCGAATGACCCCGTCATCGTCGACAGAGGGCGGATGATGTCTGACAATCTCTACAAGGTGGCTGCCGAGGCTGCGAAGCGCGCCGTCCAGCGTTGCGCGCCGCTCAAGCTGCCGGCGGATTATTACGATATCTGGCGGGACGTGATCCTGAATTTCGATCCCAAGATGCTCTGA
- the tolR gene encoding protein TolR, with the protein MGADLRKRGGGRKGKYAPMSQINVTPFVDVMLVLLIIFMVTAPLLSTGVKVDLPQTSAKPLSAEDKPLSVSLRGDGRVFLQDTEVQVETLVERLRAIGDVSKETRIFVRADENLSYGKVMGVMGMINGAGFNKVALVTQPTKGGKGK; encoded by the coding sequence ATGGGCGCCGACCTCAGAAAACGGGGTGGCGGGCGCAAGGGCAAGTACGCGCCCATGTCGCAGATCAATGTGACGCCGTTCGTCGACGTCATGCTGGTGCTGCTGATCATCTTCATGGTGACCGCGCCGCTGCTGTCGACCGGGGTCAAGGTGGACCTGCCGCAGACCAGCGCCAAACCGCTTTCCGCCGAGGACAAGCCGTTGTCGGTGTCGCTTCGCGGCGACGGCAGGGTGTTCCTGCAGGATACCGAGGTGCAGGTGGAAACCCTGGTCGAACGGCTGCGCGCCATCGGCGACGTCAGCAAGGAAACCCGCATCTTCGTGCGCGCCGACGAGAACCTGTCCTACGGCAAGGTGATGGGCGTGATGGGCATGATCAACGGTGCGGGATTCAACAAGGTGGCGCTCGTCACCCAGCCGACGAAGGGCGGCAAGGGCAAGTAG
- the tolQ gene encoding protein TolQ encodes MEPEITQAALEGTAPAHDLSIIGLILHADIIVQAVLLLLLLASLWSWAIIFDKIGRYRKVSAEADTFEDEFWSGRSLEELYDRLQGRASHPMALLFQVAMREWQRSIGKSNVATSGARLQERIAQVMRLTLNREVERLERYLGFLATVGSTAPFVGLFGTVWGIMNSFQAIGASADTSLAVVAPGIAEALFATAVGLVAAIPAVIAYNKFAADMDRFANRLEGFVDEFNTILSRQIDEGQG; translated from the coding sequence ATGGAACCAGAAATTACGCAAGCGGCTTTGGAAGGCACGGCGCCCGCGCACGACCTTTCGATCATCGGGCTGATCCTGCATGCCGACATCATCGTCCAGGCGGTGCTGTTGCTGCTGCTGCTCGCCTCGCTGTGGTCGTGGGCGATCATCTTCGACAAGATCGGGCGTTACAGGAAGGTCAGCGCCGAGGCCGACACCTTCGAGGACGAATTCTGGTCCGGCCGGTCGCTCGAGGAATTGTACGACCGGCTGCAGGGCCGGGCGAGCCATCCCATGGCGCTGCTGTTCCAGGTCGCCATGCGCGAATGGCAGCGGTCGATCGGCAAGTCCAATGTGGCGACCTCGGGCGCCCGTTTGCAGGAACGCATCGCCCAGGTCATGCGCCTGACGCTGAACCGCGAGGTCGAACGTCTGGAGCGCTATCTGGGCTTCCTCGCCACGGTCGGCTCGACCGCGCCTTTCGTCGGCCTGTTCGGCACGGTCTGGGGCATCATGAACAGCTTCCAGGCCATCGGCGCCTCGGCCGACACCAGCCTGGCCGTCGTCGCCCCCGGCATCGCCGAGGCGTTGTTCGCCACGGCCGTGGGCCTGGTCGCGGCGATTCCCGCGGTGATCGCCTACAACAAGTTCGCCGCCGACATGGATCGCTTCGCCAACCGGCTCGAAGGCTTCGTGGATGAATTCAACACGATCCTGTCGCGCCAGATCGACGAAGGGCAGGGCTGA
- a CDS encoding YbgC/FadM family acyl-CoA thioesterase, protein MSDWMSGTVSEGMHRFPVRVYFEDTDTAQMVYHANYLRYMERARTELLRLVGVSQYVAMRGDVGSVLGFAVKNCHVEFRAPARLDDLLQVRTVNNGVGAAYIDFGQDIWRNDTPIAEARIRVVCLDGKGKPRRQPTDLIARLKTMLPPRDTAKA, encoded by the coding sequence ATGTCTGACTGGATGTCCGGCACGGTCAGCGAGGGTATGCACCGTTTTCCGGTGCGCGTGTATTTTGAGGACACGGACACGGCACAGATGGTCTATCACGCCAATTATCTGCGCTATATGGAACGTGCGCGCACCGAATTGCTGCGGCTCGTGGGTGTCAGCCAGTACGTCGCCATGCGGGGCGACGTCGGCAGCGTCCTGGGCTTCGCGGTCAAGAACTGCCACGTCGAGTTTCGCGCGCCTGCGCGGCTCGACGACCTGCTCCAGGTCCGCACCGTGAACAATGGCGTCGGCGCGGCGTATATCGACTTCGGCCAGGACATCTGGCGCAACGACACTCCCATCGCCGAGGCGCGGATTCGCGTCGTCTGCCTGGACGGCAAGGGCAAGCCGCGCCGTCAGCCGACCGATCTCATTGCCCGGCTCAAGACCATGCTTCCACCACGCGACACCGCAAAGGCCTGA
- the ruvB gene encoding Holliday junction branch migration DNA helicase RuvB: MSTSAGDDRMVGAVKRDEDAYEASLRPGRFAEFIGQRQAIDNLTVFIQAARSRGEALDHVLLAGPPGLGKTTLAQIVAREMGVNFRATSGPVIARAGELAALLTNLQENDLLFIDEIHRLAPAVEEILYPAMEDFQLDLIIGEGPAARSVRIDLPRFTLVGATTRSGLLTTPLRDRFGIPVRLEFYGVDDLCSIVERGARVMDFGLSRDGAIEIARRSRGTPRVAGRLLRRVRDFSEVAGHGMVDAAMADMALTRLEVDGRGLDAMDRRYLRCIGVDFGGGPVGIETIAASLSEPRDAIEDIIEPYLLQQAFIQRTPRGRILTPAAYKHLGLAAPAALPAAQMSLPTGEEDV; this comes from the coding sequence ATGAGCACATCCGCCGGAGACGACCGCATGGTCGGCGCCGTGAAGCGCGACGAGGACGCCTACGAAGCGAGCCTGCGTCCCGGGCGCTTCGCCGAGTTCATCGGCCAGCGCCAGGCGATCGACAACCTCACGGTGTTCATCCAGGCTGCGCGCAGCCGGGGCGAGGCGCTCGACCATGTGCTGCTGGCCGGCCCGCCCGGCCTTGGCAAGACCACCTTGGCGCAGATCGTCGCCCGCGAGATGGGCGTCAATTTTCGCGCCACCTCGGGGCCGGTGATCGCCCGGGCGGGCGAACTGGCCGCCCTGCTGACCAACCTCCAGGAAAACGACCTGCTGTTCATCGACGAGATTCACCGGCTCGCGCCCGCCGTCGAGGAAATCCTGTATCCGGCCATGGAGGACTTCCAACTCGATCTGATCATCGGCGAAGGGCCGGCGGCGCGTTCGGTGCGGATCGACCTGCCGCGCTTCACGCTGGTCGGCGCCACCACCCGTTCGGGCCTGCTGACCACGCCGCTGCGCGACCGCTTCGGTATCCCGGTCCGGCTGGAATTCTACGGCGTGGATGACCTGTGCTCCATCGTCGAACGGGGCGCCCGGGTGATGGACTTTGGCCTGAGCCGCGATGGGGCCATCGAGATCGCCCGCCGCTCGCGCGGCACCCCGCGTGTCGCCGGCCGCCTGCTGCGCCGGGTGCGCGACTTTTCCGAGGTCGCCGGCCACGGCATGGTCGACGCCGCCATGGCCGACATGGCGCTGACCCGCCTGGAGGTGGATGGCCGCGGCCTCGACGCCATGGACCGGCGCTACCTGCGCTGCATCGGCGTCGACTTCGGCGGTGGGCCGGTCGGCATCGAAACCATCGCCGCCTCGCTGTCCGAACCGCGCGACGCCATTGAGGACATAATCGAGCCCTATCTTCTGCAGCAGGCGTTCATCCAGCGGACACCGCGAGGGCGTATTCTGACCCCGGCTGCCTACAAGCATCTGGGCCTTGCCGCGCCTGCCGCCTTGCCCGCGGCGCAAATGAGCCTTCCCACGGGGGAAGAGGATGTCTGA